Part of the Chromatiales bacterium genome, GGCGGGTGAATCGGCCGCCGACTGGCTGGCGCATGCCGAGGAAAAGGAGATCGCCGACGTGCTCTGGCACTACGGCGAAGAGAGGTTCTCGCGCCGCATCGCGCGGGCCGTGGTCGCGACCCGCGCCGAGGCGCCGCTGCGCACCACGCAGGACTTCGTGCGGCTCATCGAGCAGGCAGTGCCCCGACGCGAGAAGCACAAGCATCCGGCCACGCGCAGCTTTCAGGCTGTCCGCATATTCGTGAATCGCGAATTGGCTGATCTGGAAGACCTGCTTGTTCGCGTACCGCGAATGCTGGCGCCCGGCGGGCGCCTGGTGGTGATCAGCTTCCACTCGCTGGAAGACCGCCTCGTGAAGCGCTTCATGCGCAACGAGTCCCAGGGCCGGCCCCTGCCGAAGGGGCTGCCGGTGATGGGTGGCCCTGAGGGGCGCACGCTGCGCCTGGTCGGCAAGGCGCAGCGCCCGGGCGAGGCCGAGGTGGCGGCGAATCCGCGGGCACGAAGCGCCGTGCTGCGCGTGGCGGAGCGGCTGGCATGACCTGGCGGGTGATGCTGCCGTCGCTGCTGGCCCTGCTGGTGCTGGCCTCGGCCGTGGGCGTGGTGGCGACCAAGCACCAGAGCCGCAAGCTCTTCGTCGAGCTGGAGCGGCTCACGGTGGAGCGCGACGAGTTGAATATCGACTGGGGGCGGCTGCAGCTGGAGCAGAGCACCTGGTCCACGCATGGACGCATCGAGCAGGTGGCGCATGAGCGGTTGCAGATGCGCCTGCCAGGGGCGGCGGAGATCAGGATCGTGGTGCCCGATTCGGGGCGGTGAGAAGGCGTGGAAAAGACACCTTTCTATAAGATGCGACGCGTGCTGGTGCTCGGGGTATTCGCCCTGGGCATGCTGGTGCTCGTCGGTCGCGCCATCGACCTGCAGGTCCTCAAGCAGGACTTCCTGCGCGGGCAGGGCGATGCCCGCCACCTGCGCGTGGTGGGCATGCCGGCCCACCGCGGCATGATCACCGACCGCAACGGCGAGCCGCTGGCCATCAGCACACCGGTGGACTCGGTCTGGGCCAACCCGCGCGAGCTGTCGCTCGCCGACCCGCGGCTGCCACAGCTGGCCCGGTTGCTGGAGCTGGACCAGGACGACATGCTGCGGCGTCTGGCGGCGCGCGAGACCCGCGAGTTCGTCTACCTGCGCCGTCACGTCAGCCCGGAACTCTCTGCCCGGGTGCAGGCCCTGGAGCTGCCGGGCGTGGCCCTGGAGCGCGAGTATCGCCGCTACTACCCCATGGGCGAGGTGATGGCCCACGTGGTCGGCTTTACCAATATCGACGATCGCGGCCAGGAGGGGCTGGAACTCGCCTACGACGAGTGGCTGGCTGGCGTGCCCGGTGCCAAGCGCGTGATCAAGGATCGCCTGGGTCGGGTGATCGAGAACGTCGAGGCGCTGCGCCCGCCGCGTGCCGGCAAGCCGCTGACCCTGTCCGTCGATCGCCGCATCCAGTATCTCGCCTATCGCGAGCTCAAGCAGGCCGTGCAGGCCGAGGGCGCGCGCTCCGGCTCGATCGTGGTGATGGACCCGCGTACCGGCGAGGTGCTGGCCATGGCCAACCAGCCGGCCTTCAACCCCAACACCCGTCGCAACCTGCGCGGCGAGCTGTATCGCAACCGTGGCGTCACCGACGTCTTCGAGCCGGGTTCGACCATCAAGCCGTTCACCATCGCCGCGGCGCTGGAGGCGGGCGTGTATGGCCCCGCCAGCCAGATCGACACCGGGCCGGGCTTCGTGCGGGTGGGCGGTCACACCATCCGCGACGTGCGCAACTACGGGCGCATCGATCTGGCGACCGTGATCCGCAAGTCGAGCAACGTGGGGGCGAGCAAGATCGCCCTGTCGCTCGAGCCGGAGGCCCTCTGGTCGCTCTACAGCCAAGTGGGGTTCGGGCGGATCACCGGCGCGGGCTTCCCGGGCGAGGCCGCCGGGGTGATGGGCGACTACAGCCGCTGGAACGAGGTCGAGCGGGCCACGCTGGCCTTCGGCTACGGCCTCTCGGTCACTCCCCTGCAGCTCGCCCAGGCCTACAGCGCCATCGCCGCCGACGGCATGCTGTACGAGGCGACCTTCCTGCGCCGCGAGGGCGCTGCCCCCGGGCGCCGCGCCATGCGGGCGGAGACGGCGCGCCAGGTGCGCGCCATGCTCGAGGGCGTGGTGAGCGGCGAGGGGACGGGCCTGCGTGCCGCCATCGAGGGCTACCGCGTGGCCGGCAAGACCGGTACGGCGCGCAAGTCCACGGTGGGCGGTTACGCCGAAGACCGTTACATCGCCGTGTTTGCCGGCATGGCCCCGGCCAGCAATCCGCGCCTGGTGGTGGTGGTGATGATCAACGAGCCGGCACGCGAGGAGTATTACGGCGGGCACGTGGCCGCGCCGGTGTTCCGCGAGGTGATGACCGGTGCCCTGCGCCTGCTCAACATCCCGCCGGATGATCTGCCCGCCCTGCAGGCGCGGCAGCCCGGCAGGGGAGGTGCGGCATGAACGCCGTGGCCACCGACTGGGCCCTGGGTCCGCTGCTGCGCGGTCTCGCCGAGGTGCCGGGCACGGCCGCGCGGCTGCCGGTGGGCGGCCTGGCCCTGGACAGCCGGCGCGTGCACGCCGGCGATCTCTTCCTCGCCTGCGCCGGGACCCGTCAGCACGGCCTGAGCCACGCGGCCCAGGCCATCGAGCGTGGCGCCGTGGCGGTGGCCTGGGAACGGGTGCGCGGACAGGCCACGCCGGCCGCGGACCGCGTCCCCTTCGTCGCCGTCGACCGGCTGACGCACAAGCTGGGCGTGGTCGCGGACCGGTTCTACGGCCATCCCTCGCAGGAGATGGGCGTGATGGGCGTGACCGGCACCGACGGCAAGACCTCGGTGACCCAGTTCCTGGCCCAGGCCCTGGACCAGGGCAGTGCCCGCTGCGGCGTGGTAGGCACCCTGGGTTACGGTCTGCACGGGGCGTTGCAGCCGGGTACCCACACCACGCCAGACGCCATCACCCTGCAGCGCGAGCTCGCCGCGATCCGCGACGCCGGCGCCCGCTGGCTGGCGATGGAGGTCTCCTCGCATGCCCTGGACCAGGGGCGCGTGAACGGCGTGGCCTTCGACTACGCCCTGTTCACCAACCTGGGGCGCGACCACCTGGATTACCACGGCAGCCTCGAGGCCTATGGCGCCGCCAAGCAGCGCCTCTTCACCTGGCCGGGGCTGGACTACGCCATCATCAACCTCGACGACGCCTTCGGCCGCGCGCTGAGCGCCGCCGTGCCGGCCGGCGTGCGTCAGCTCGGCTACAGCCTGGAGGCGGATGTAAGGCACCCGGTCGACTGCGTGGCCGTGCGCCGGCTGGACCTGCATGCCGGCGGCTTCGGCGCCGAGGTCGTCACCCCCTGGGGCAGGGGCGAGCTCGAGGCCGCCGTGCTCGGCCGCTTCAACG contains:
- the rsmH gene encoding 16S rRNA (cytosine(1402)-N(4))-methyltransferase RsmH, coding for MGARHDHRSVLLDAAIEGLNIRADGVYVDGTFGRGGHSAAILECLGPQGRLFGFDKDPAAVAAARERFGQDARFSITHGSFVMMADVVEQAGLTGRVDGVLLDLGVSSPQLDDAGRGFSFMREGPLDMRMNPEAGESAADWLAHAEEKEIADVLWHYGEERFSRRIARAVVATRAEAPLRTTQDFVRLIEQAVPRREKHKHPATRSFQAVRIFVNRELADLEDLLVRVPRMLAPGGRLVVISFHSLEDRLVKRFMRNESQGRPLPKGLPVMGGPEGRTLRLVGKAQRPGEAEVAANPRARSAVLRVAERLA
- the ftsL gene encoding cell division protein FtsL, with the protein product MTWRVMLPSLLALLVLASAVGVVATKHQSRKLFVELERLTVERDELNIDWGRLQLEQSTWSTHGRIEQVAHERLQMRLPGAAEIRIVVPDSGR
- a CDS encoding penicillin-binding protein 2, with the protein product MRRVLVLGVFALGMLVLVGRAIDLQVLKQDFLRGQGDARHLRVVGMPAHRGMITDRNGEPLAISTPVDSVWANPRELSLADPRLPQLARLLELDQDDMLRRLAARETREFVYLRRHVSPELSARVQALELPGVALEREYRRYYPMGEVMAHVVGFTNIDDRGQEGLELAYDEWLAGVPGAKRVIKDRLGRVIENVEALRPPRAGKPLTLSVDRRIQYLAYRELKQAVQAEGARSGSIVVMDPRTGEVLAMANQPAFNPNTRRNLRGELYRNRGVTDVFEPGSTIKPFTIAAALEAGVYGPASQIDTGPGFVRVGGHTIRDVRNYGRIDLATVIRKSSNVGASKIALSLEPEALWSLYSQVGFGRITGAGFPGEAAGVMGDYSRWNEVERATLAFGYGLSVTPLQLAQAYSAIAADGMLYEATFLRREGAAPGRRAMRAETARQVRAMLEGVVSGEGTGLRAAIEGYRVAGKTGTARKSTVGGYAEDRYIAVFAGMAPASNPRLVVVVMINEPAREEYYGGHVAAPVFREVMTGALRLLNIPPDDLPALQARQPGRGGAA
- a CDS encoding UDP-N-acetylmuramoyl-L-alanyl-D-glutamate--2,6-diaminopimelate ligase, with translation MNAVATDWALGPLLRGLAEVPGTAARLPVGGLALDSRRVHAGDLFLACAGTRQHGLSHAAQAIERGAVAVAWERVRGQATPAADRVPFVAVDRLTHKLGVVADRFYGHPSQEMGVMGVTGTDGKTSVTQFLAQALDQGSARCGVVGTLGYGLHGALQPGTHTTPDAITLQRELAAIRDAGARWLAMEVSSHALDQGRVNGVAFDYALFTNLGRDHLDYHGSLEAYGAAKQRLFTWPGLDYAIINLDDAFGRALSAAVPAGVRQLGYSLEADVRHPVDCVAVRRLDLHAGGFGAEVVTPWGRGELEAAVLGRFNVQNLLAVLATLLAIGVELPDALLRLRRIRPVPGRMQLLGGGTRPQVVVDYAHTPGALEQVLGAAREHTAGRLVCVFGCGGDRDAGKRPLMAAVAERLADTVIVTDDNPRHEDPATIVADILAGFREPAAVTVEHDREVAIRAAIAAARPGDLVVVAGKGHETVQQLGGRAIPFSDVEVATRCLSGGAA